In Caproiciproducens sp. NJN-50, the following are encoded in one genomic region:
- a CDS encoding IS30 family transposase, translated as MDYHHLTPKERALIAQLWNNGISMRQLARRLQRDPGTISREIKRNRSGQKYLSVPARARYLERRMECRRKRLYQNPRLTAYISEKLELSWSPEQIAGRIRLDYPDDRDMKISHSSIYRWLRADLLPRSVQLTMKLRHYGRQHGETRGYKAGAREIRERSKEALRRKRLGDWEADTIVFGQAKRAYLLNVTDRKSRYCCLAVLRNIRREEVMRGFEFFFEGGKVPLRTVTSDRGIEFNCHREFESRFEALYYYTRPASPWQKPTVENTNGLIRQFFPRGTRFTELTPEAVAFVMERLNDRPRKCLNWKTPAEVISSYLLHFT; from the coding sequence ATGGACTACCACCATCTTACACCAAAAGAGCGCGCATTGATAGCCCAATTGTGGAATAACGGGATCAGTATGAGGCAGCTTGCACGCAGGTTGCAAAGGGATCCGGGCACAATCAGCCGGGAGATCAAGAGGAACCGTTCGGGACAAAAATATCTTAGCGTTCCGGCACGGGCCCGGTACCTTGAACGGCGAATGGAATGCCGCCGGAAGAGGCTGTATCAAAACCCACGTCTGACAGCTTACATATCCGAAAAGCTTGAATTGTCATGGTCGCCCGAACAAATTGCCGGAAGAATCCGGTTAGACTATCCGGATGACCGGGACATGAAAATCTCGCACAGCAGCATATATCGGTGGCTACGCGCGGACTTGCTGCCACGTTCCGTACAACTTACGATGAAACTGCGTCACTATGGCCGTCAGCATGGAGAAACTCGTGGGTACAAGGCCGGGGCGCGGGAAATCCGGGAGAGAAGCAAAGAAGCTCTACGCAGAAAGAGACTTGGAGACTGGGAAGCTGACACGATCGTGTTCGGACAAGCAAAACGCGCTTATTTGCTGAATGTGACCGACCGAAAAAGTCGATACTGCTGCCTGGCCGTCCTGCGCAACATCAGACGGGAAGAAGTCATGCGGGGCTTTGAGTTCTTCTTTGAAGGCGGAAAGGTTCCGCTCCGCACGGTAACGTCGGATCGAGGGATCGAATTCAACTGCCACCGTGAATTTGAGAGCCGCTTTGAAGCGTTGTATTATTACACTCGCCCAGCCTCTCCGTGGCAGAAGCCAACCGTGGAAAATACGAACGGATTGATTCGTCAGTTTTTCCCCAGAGGAACCCGTTTTACAGAACTTACCCCAGAAGCCGTGGCATTTGTCATGGAGCGTCTCAACGACCGCCCGCGTAAATGTTTGAATTGGAAAACTCCTGCTGAAGTCATTTCTTCTTATCTGTTGCACTTCACTTGA
- a CDS encoding polysaccharide deacetylase family protein, with product MHVITVTRKRLLTILFGVLAIVLAAAAGVRGIQAVQASASKRLLPIYNVKTEEKKIAISFDAAWGNEETQTLIDILKEYNVKTTFFVVGAWVDKYPDSVKALAAAGHEVCNHSDTHPHMPKLSENDMKKQISSCNDKIKAVTGVSPILFRPPYGDYNNPVIKTTQDLDMYAIQWNVDSLDWKNPTPQQIIDRVTTKVKPGSIVLFHNGAKNTPAALPTILKTLQSQGYTIVPVSQLILKSNYTIDQAGMQISNPSAKK from the coding sequence ATGCATGTCATTACTGTAACCCGCAAGCGGCTGCTGACCATCCTGTTCGGTGTTCTGGCAATTGTACTGGCCGCAGCAGCAGGCGTGCGCGGGATTCAGGCTGTTCAGGCTTCGGCTTCCAAGCGTCTTCTTCCGATCTATAATGTAAAAACAGAGGAGAAAAAAATCGCGATATCCTTTGACGCGGCCTGGGGGAATGAAGAAACACAAACACTGATCGACATATTAAAGGAATACAATGTAAAAACAACCTTTTTCGTTGTGGGCGCATGGGTCGACAAATACCCGGATTCCGTAAAAGCCCTGGCCGCTGCGGGGCATGAAGTATGCAATCACTCCGATACCCACCCGCACATGCCAAAGCTGTCTGAGAATGACATGAAAAAGCAAATCTCGTCCTGCAACGACAAAATCAAGGCGGTCACCGGCGTCAGCCCGATTCTGTTCCGCCCCCCTTACGGCGATTACAACAACCCCGTGATAAAAACAACGCAGGATCTTGACATGTATGCGATCCAGTGGAATGTTGATAGTTTAGACTGGAAGAATCCCACTCCTCAGCAGATTATCGACCGCGTGACTACAAAAGTAAAACCCGGTTCCATTGTTTTGTTTCATAATGGAGCAAAAAATACACCGGCGGCCCTTCCGACCATCCTGAAAACACTGCAGTCGCAAGGATACACGATCGTGCCGGTTTCCCAATTGATTTTAAAAAGCAATTATACGATTGACCAGGCCGGAATGCAAATTTCAAACCCCTCAGCAAAAAAATAG
- a CDS encoding NAD-dependent protein deacylase codes for MTDTEQLQQMIDASSRIVFFGGAGVSTESGIPDFRSVDGLYNQHYNYPPEVMLSHGFYETHPKEFFDFYRNKMLYLDAQPNPAHKKLAELEQAGKLSAVVTQNIDGLHQKAGSKTVYELHGSVHRNYCQRCHRLYDAEFMLQSSGIPTCSCGGVIKPDVVLYEEGLDQDTLYGAVDAIRRADMLMIGGTSLAVYPAAGLIDYYKGHRLVLINKTTTPMDAKADLALRGSIGEILGQIKVSVG; via the coding sequence ATGACGGACACGGAACAACTTCAGCAGATGATCGACGCAAGCAGCCGTATTGTTTTTTTCGGCGGTGCGGGTGTTTCGACGGAAAGCGGGATTCCCGATTTCCGCAGCGTGGACGGGCTGTACAACCAGCATTACAATTACCCGCCCGAAGTGATGCTCAGCCATGGCTTTTACGAAACCCATCCGAAGGAGTTTTTTGATTTCTACAGAAACAAAATGCTTTATCTCGACGCGCAGCCGAACCCCGCACACAAAAAACTGGCGGAGCTGGAGCAAGCCGGAAAGCTTTCCGCAGTGGTGACGCAGAACATCGACGGCCTCCATCAGAAAGCTGGGAGCAAAACGGTCTATGAGCTTCACGGTTCCGTTCACCGCAATTACTGCCAGCGCTGCCACAGGCTTTATGACGCGGAATTCATGCTGCAAAGCTCTGGAATCCCCACTTGCTCCTGCGGAGGCGTGATCAAGCCGGATGTCGTTCTTTACGAAGAAGGACTGGATCAAGACACTCTTTACGGTGCTGTGGACGCCATTCGCCGCGCAGACATGCTGATGATCGGAGGAACCTCGCTGGCCGTTTATCCTGCCGCCGGACTCATCGACTATTATAAGGGCCACCGCCTGGTATTGATCAATAAAACCACTACGCCGATGGATGCAAAAGCAGACCTTGCCCTGCGCGGCAGTATCGGCGAAATTCTTGGCCAAATCAAAGTTTCCGTCGGCTGA
- a CDS encoding manganese efflux pump MntP, translating to MNLLELFLIAVGLSMDAFAVAVCFGLTMPKATVRKSLVVGMYFGFFQAIMPLIGYMLATQFADKIITFDHWIAFTLLCFIGGRMIAESFKKEGCADRECPAEICTDRECPGGERPNRREASLRPAEMLPLSLATSIDALAVGVSFAFLDVNIAPAVLYIGIVTLILSMIGVKIGNIFGMKFKSKAELAGGMILVLIGLKILLEHMGIIRL from the coding sequence ATGAATCTATTGGAACTATTCCTCATCGCTGTCGGGCTTTCAATGGATGCTTTTGCCGTAGCCGTTTGTTTCGGGCTGACCATGCCTAAGGCAACCGTTAGAAAATCGTTGGTTGTCGGCATGTATTTTGGCTTTTTTCAGGCGATTATGCCGCTTATCGGGTATATGCTTGCCACACAATTTGCCGATAAGATAATCACTTTCGATCATTGGATCGCATTCACCCTGCTCTGTTTTATTGGCGGTAGAATGATTGCGGAAAGCTTTAAAAAAGAAGGATGTGCAGACAGGGAATGTCCTGCTGAAATATGCACGGACAGGGAATGTCCCGGCGGAGAGCGCCCAAATAGGAGGGAAGCCTCCTTGAGACCTGCTGAAATGCTGCCTCTTTCACTTGCCACAAGCATTGACGCGTTGGCGGTAGGCGTATCATTTGCTTTTCTTGATGTTAATATTGCCCCGGCGGTTTTATACATTGGAATCGTCACACTCATTTTGTCTATGATAGGTGTGAAAATCGGCAATATATTCGGCATGAAATTCAAATCGAAAGCCGAGCTTGCCGGCGGCATGATACTGGTTTTAATTGGTTTGAAAATTTTGCTTGAACATATGGGGATCATCAGACTTTAA
- a CDS encoding MarR family winged helix-turn-helix transcriptional regulator, with translation MLDSFEKDLNELLVDTFRSILKVEEDTLRSTKIDLSISELHLLEAVGKNREQGRTISELAQELDITLPSVTVAINKLLKKGYVQKKKSGEDARMVYVILTKQGSKVDHAHRYFHRQMVRQVSSGFSEEEKQILARGIFKLDAFFKRKSAEMEK, from the coding sequence GTGCTGGACTCGTTTGAAAAAGATCTCAACGAACTTCTGGTGGATACGTTCCGCTCTATCCTCAAAGTGGAGGAAGATACGCTCAGAAGCACAAAGATCGACCTTTCCATCAGCGAACTGCATCTTCTGGAAGCCGTCGGGAAAAACCGGGAGCAGGGCAGAACCATCAGTGAACTCGCGCAGGAACTCGACATCACGCTTCCTTCTGTCACCGTGGCGATCAACAAGCTTTTAAAAAAAGGGTATGTCCAAAAGAAAAAAAGCGGCGAGGATGCCCGGATGGTGTATGTTATCCTGACCAAGCAGGGAAGCAAGGTCGATCATGCGCACCGCTATTTTCACCGGCAGATGGTGCGCCAGGTCAGTTCGGGATTTTCCGAAGAGGAAAAGCAGATATTGGCGAGGGGAATTTTCAAATTGGATGCGTTCTTTAAGAGGAAGAGCGCGGAAATGGAGAAATAG
- a CDS encoding beta-ketoacyl-ACP synthase III, with amino-acid sequence MSFTIAGTGSCLPALSVGNDAFTKFVDTSDEWISTRTGIRKRHFVKGESQRGIAAQASRLALEDAGLSAGELDLILCATVQGEDISPSLACMVQQDLGAGCPSFDLNAGCTGFLYALHAAAAYFRSGMARRILIVCAEQLSRFIDWEDRSTCVLFGDGAGAVVLSEGDSLLGIRVGARGQRENLNIPGEGISGPFWDGEKKEHCIRMNGSEIFKFAVTAVQHEIEAAVREAGISADGVDYFLLHQANGRIIDSARTRLRQPEAKFPVNYAECGNTSSASIPILLDGLNRSRRLKKGDTLLFCAFGAGLTWGSCIVRWDKN; translated from the coding sequence ATGAGTTTTACAATCGCCGGGACCGGAAGCTGCCTGCCCGCGTTATCCGTCGGCAACGATGCTTTCACCAAATTCGTGGATACGAGCGACGAATGGATTTCCACGCGCACGGGGATCCGCAAGAGACATTTCGTCAAAGGGGAGAGCCAGCGGGGCATTGCGGCACAGGCTTCACGGCTGGCTTTGGAGGACGCGGGCCTTTCTGCCGGCGAGCTGGATCTGATCCTGTGTGCGACGGTGCAGGGAGAGGATATCTCGCCGTCCCTCGCCTGTATGGTGCAGCAGGATCTCGGCGCGGGCTGTCCCTCCTTTGATCTGAACGCCGGCTGCACGGGGTTTCTCTATGCGCTGCACGCCGCCGCCGCTTACTTTCGTTCCGGAATGGCCCGCCGTATTCTGATTGTCTGCGCGGAACAGCTTTCGCGTTTTATCGATTGGGAGGATCGGAGCACCTGTGTGCTGTTCGGAGACGGCGCTGGTGCGGTCGTCCTGTCCGAAGGCGACTCTCTGCTCGGCATACGGGTTGGCGCCCGCGGCCAGAGGGAGAACCTGAACATTCCGGGGGAGGGGATTTCCGGCCCGTTCTGGGACGGGGAGAAGAAAGAACACTGCATCCGCATGAATGGGAGCGAGATTTTTAAATTTGCGGTGACCGCCGTCCAGCATGAGATCGAAGCAGCCGTTCGGGAAGCGGGAATCAGCGCGGACGGCGTGGATTATTTTCTGCTTCACCAGGCAAACGGCCGCATCATCGACTCGGCCCGGACACGGCTGCGTCAGCCAGAGGCAAAATTTCCAGTCAACTACGCGGAGTGCGGCAACACCTCCTCGGCGAGCATCCCGATCCTGCTTGACGGCCTGAACCGGAGCCGCCGCTTGAAAAAAGGGGACACCCTGCTTTTTTGTGCGTTCGGCGCGGGACTGACCTGGGGTTCCTGCATCGTCCGCTGGGATAAAAATTAA
- a CDS encoding acyl carrier protein, producing MVFEKVAQILAEHKEIDVSAVKPESTLEELGLDSLDTVDLIMQFEDEFDVSLEMDEKLKTVGDIVKLIEEKMG from the coding sequence ATGGTATTTGAAAAAGTGGCACAGATTTTGGCAGAGCACAAGGAAATCGACGTTTCCGCCGTCAAACCGGAAAGCACGCTGGAAGAGCTTGGGCTCGATTCGCTCGACACGGTCGACCTGATCATGCAGTTCGAGGACGAATTCGATGTTTCGCTCGAGATGGATGAAAAGCTCAAGACAGTTGGAGACATCGTGAAACTGATTGAAGAAAAAATGGGGTAA
- a CDS encoding nitronate monooxygenase encodes MIHTPLCELLGIRYPILQGGMAWIADASLASAVSNAGGLGIISAMNASDEWLRTEIRKARTMTDRPFGVNIMLQSPFAEQVARVAAEERVAVVTTGAGDPARYMEEWGKAGIRVLPVVASTAVARHVERAGAAAVIAEGGESGGHVGDLTTMVLVPQVCDCVHVPVIAAGGIADGRGIAASIMLGAVGVQVGTRFLVAKECTVHQNYKNRILKAKDIGTVTTGKRLGHPVRCLKNAFSRDFLAKEYDPETNVKEIEALGVGALRLAAREGDEKNGCFMAGQSAALVTKEQPAEEIITEMFEEAEAILRGGTRWVG; translated from the coding sequence ATGATACACACACCGCTTTGCGAACTTTTGGGGATCCGCTACCCCATCCTTCAAGGGGGGATGGCGTGGATCGCGGACGCCTCGCTGGCTTCGGCGGTATCGAACGCCGGCGGCCTCGGGATCATTTCGGCCATGAATGCCAGCGACGAATGGCTCAGGACGGAAATCAGAAAAGCCAGGACCATGACGGACCGGCCGTTCGGCGTCAACATCATGCTGCAAAGCCCGTTTGCGGAGCAGGTTGCCCGCGTTGCGGCGGAGGAAAGGGTCGCCGTCGTGACGACGGGTGCGGGCGACCCCGCCCGCTATATGGAAGAGTGGGGCAAAGCGGGCATCCGCGTGCTTCCGGTCGTCGCTTCCACGGCCGTCGCGCGGCATGTGGAGCGCGCGGGGGCGGCCGCAGTCATCGCGGAGGGAGGAGAATCCGGCGGACACGTCGGGGACCTGACGACAATGGTGCTGGTCCCTCAGGTGTGCGACTGTGTCCATGTTCCGGTTATCGCGGCGGGGGGCATCGCAGACGGCCGCGGCATCGCGGCCTCGATCATGCTCGGCGCGGTCGGCGTGCAGGTTGGCACTCGCTTTTTAGTGGCTAAGGAGTGCACTGTGCACCAAAACTATAAAAACCGCATTTTAAAGGCCAAAGATATCGGCACGGTCACGACGGGCAAACGCCTCGGACACCCGGTGCGCTGCCTGAAAAATGCCTTTTCGCGCGACTTCCTCGCGAAGGAGTACGACCCCGAAACGAACGTGAAGGAGATCGAGGCCCTTGGAGTCGGCGCACTGCGCCTTGCCGCCCGCGAAGGCGATGAGAAAAACGGCTGCTTTATGGCGGGACAGTCGGCGGCCCTGGTGACGAAGGAACAGCCCGCAGAAGAGATCATAACGGAGATGTTCGAGGAAGCGGAAGCAATTCTGCGCGGGGGAACGAGATGGGTCGGCTAG
- a CDS encoding ACP S-malonyltransferase — protein MGRLAVIFAGQGAQRPGMGKKLYETSPAARSVFETAERVRPGTLRQCFEGTKQELSQTENTQPCVFAVDLACAAALRESGVDASGAAGFSLGEIAALAFTGILSDEDAFRLVCRRAELMGQCSRKRPGAMAALLGLGTTRAESICKEAGVWPVNYNCPGQLVAAGEAEAVSALCTLAAQTGGKAVRLAVSGAFHSPLMSEASDGLAEELKRYSLKKPAMPLYSNVTAEPYGSDAADLIARQVKSPVLWQKTIENMAAAGFDTFVEAGPGTTLCGLIRRILPHGNAFHAEDPESLEQTVRQIMEENHVKE, from the coding sequence ATGGGTCGGCTAGCGGTCATCTTTGCAGGCCAGGGCGCGCAGCGCCCCGGTATGGGAAAAAAGCTTTATGAAACCTCCCCGGCCGCTCGTTCCGTCTTTGAAACGGCGGAACGCGTCCGTCCGGGAACCCTTCGCCAATGCTTTGAAGGGACAAAGCAGGAGCTTTCTCAAACGGAGAACACACAGCCCTGCGTCTTTGCTGTCGACCTGGCCTGTGCCGCGGCGCTGCGGGAATCCGGCGTCGATGCAAGCGGAGCGGCCGGCTTTTCGCTGGGGGAAATCGCGGCCCTCGCCTTCACGGGAATTCTCTCCGATGAAGATGCGTTCCGCCTGGTCTGCAGGCGCGCGGAGCTGATGGGGCAGTGTTCCCGGAAGCGGCCCGGCGCGATGGCGGCGCTTCTGGGGCTGGGGACAACCCGGGCGGAAAGCATCTGCAAAGAGGCCGGCGTCTGGCCGGTAAACTACAACTGCCCGGGCCAGCTTGTGGCGGCCGGGGAGGCGGAAGCGGTTTCCGCGCTTTGCACGTTGGCGGCGCAGACGGGAGGAAAAGCCGTCCGGCTCGCCGTTTCCGGAGCGTTTCATTCCCCGCTGATGTCGGAGGCGTCCGACGGGCTTGCAGAGGAACTGAAGCGGTATTCCCTGAAGAAGCCCGCGATGCCGCTCTATTCCAATGTGACGGCGGAACCTTATGGGTCGGACGCGGCGGATCTGATCGCACGTCAGGTGAAAAGCCCCGTGCTTTGGCAGAAGACAATAGAAAACATGGCTGCGGCCGGTTTTGACACGTTTGTGGAGGCCGGACCCGGGACCACGCTGTGTGGGCTGATCCGCAGAATTCTGCCGCATGGGAACGCTTTCCACGCGGAGGACCCGGAAAGCCTTGAGCAGACGGTCCGGCAGATCATGGAGGAAAATCATGTTAAAGAATAA
- the fabG gene encoding 3-oxoacyl-[acyl-carrier-protein] reductase: MLKNKTAVITGASGGIGGEIALRFAEQGADIAAIYSGNREAAEELCERIRALGRKASSFRCDVSCSDDVKDTVKRIQCDFGGIDILVNNAGITRDLLVPQMKDEDFDRVLDVNLKGAFHMIRQTYMIFARRRAGRIINISSASGLTGSVGQANYSSAKAGLIGLTKSVARELAGRNVTCNAIAPGLIDTSMTREMNREAKENILKAIPMRRIGEAGDVANLALFLASDLAGYITGEVIRVDGGLCM; the protein is encoded by the coding sequence ATGTTAAAGAATAAAACAGCGGTGATTACCGGTGCTTCCGGAGGGATTGGTGGGGAAATCGCCCTTCGGTTCGCGGAGCAGGGAGCCGATATCGCAGCGATTTATTCCGGAAACCGCGAAGCGGCGGAAGAACTCTGCGAACGGATCCGCGCGCTGGGACGGAAGGCGTCTTCTTTCCGCTGCGACGTTTCCTGTTCCGACGATGTAAAAGATACGGTCAAACGGATTCAGTGCGATTTCGGCGGAATCGATATTTTGGTCAACAACGCCGGAATTACCAGGGACCTTCTGGTTCCGCAGATGAAGGACGAGGATTTCGATCGCGTACTGGATGTGAATCTGAAGGGCGCGTTTCATATGATCCGCCAGACGTATATGATCTTTGCCCGGAGACGGGCGGGCAGGATCATTAACATTTCATCGGCTTCCGGGCTGACCGGAAGCGTTGGGCAGGCGAATTATTCCTCCGCCAAGGCCGGGCTGATCGGGCTGACCAAATCGGTTGCCCGGGAACTTGCCGGACGGAACGTGACCTGTAACGCGATCGCACCCGGACTGATCGATACCTCGATGACCCGAGAGATGAACCGGGAGGCAAAAGAGAATATTCTGAAAGCCATTCCGATGAGGCGGATCGGGGAGGCGGGCGATGTCGCGAATCTCGCGCTTTTCCTTGCTTCGGACCTCGCGGGGTACATCACCGGCGAGGTGATTCGGGTGGACGGCGGCCTCTGCATGTGA
- a CDS encoding NAD(P)H-dependent flavin oxidoreductase: MADWTGTGFHIGELKIKAPVVQGGMGIGISMSGLASAVANEGGVGVISAAGVGVMAGGSGKLSEDRAGLRAEIARARSGTKGVLGVNIMVALTNFEEMARTAMEEKIDLIFAGAGLPLRLPEFRPEGCGTKLVPIVSSARAADQISRWWFKRYRYLPDAFVVEGPKAGGHLGFHPEQIDDPDYRLEKIIPEVVAAVRPYERTAGRNIPVIAAGGIFTGEDIYRFLELGASAVQMATRFVVTEECDADPRFKEAFVNCREEDIEIIKSPVGMPGRAIKNDFLASAAAGGKRPKFCPYHCITSCRQEKGAYCITDALVNACRGNLESGFVFIGANGGRVHEITTVHGLMEELAEEYQKAVLRGQELNTKSEVPLAGKGV; encoded by the coding sequence ATGGCGGATTGGACGGGAACCGGTTTTCATATCGGGGAACTGAAGATAAAGGCGCCTGTGGTCCAGGGCGGAATGGGAATCGGGATTTCCATGAGCGGCCTTGCTTCCGCAGTGGCAAACGAAGGCGGCGTCGGGGTGATTTCAGCGGCCGGCGTCGGGGTAATGGCCGGCGGCAGCGGAAAGCTGTCGGAAGACCGCGCCGGGCTCCGGGCGGAAATCGCCAGGGCACGGTCTGGAACAAAGGGCGTTCTCGGCGTCAACATCATGGTCGCGCTGACCAACTTTGAGGAAATGGCGCGCACGGCGATGGAAGAAAAAATCGACCTGATCTTCGCGGGCGCGGGCCTGCCTCTGAGGCTCCCCGAATTCCGCCCGGAAGGATGCGGAACAAAGCTGGTGCCGATCGTGTCCTCCGCCCGGGCGGCGGACCAGATCTCCAGGTGGTGGTTCAAACGTTACCGGTATCTCCCGGATGCCTTTGTGGTGGAAGGTCCCAAAGCGGGAGGACACCTCGGCTTTCATCCGGAGCAGATCGACGACCCGGATTACCGGCTGGAAAAAATCATCCCGGAGGTCGTGGCCGCGGTAAGGCCTTATGAGAGGACCGCGGGCCGGAATATTCCGGTCATTGCAGCCGGAGGAATTTTTACCGGCGAAGATATTTATCGTTTTTTAGAGTTGGGCGCTTCCGCGGTACAGATGGCGACGCGGTTCGTCGTTACGGAGGAATGCGACGCCGATCCGCGGTTCAAGGAAGCCTTTGTCAACTGCCGTGAAGAAGACATTGAAATCATCAAGAGCCCGGTCGGAATGCCGGGAAGAGCCATCAAAAATGATTTTCTGGCAAGCGCGGCGGCGGGAGGCAAAAGGCCGAAGTTCTGCCCTTATCACTGCATTACCTCCTGCCGCCAGGAAAAGGGAGCCTACTGCATTACCGACGCGCTGGTGAACGCCTGCAGGGGAAACCTGGAGAGCGGGTTTGTCTTTATCGGGGCGAACGGAGGCAGAGTCCACGAGATCACAACGGTGCATGGGCTGATGGAGGAGCTTGCCGAAGAGTATCAGAAGGCGGTTCTCCGTGGACAGGAGTTGAACACAAAATCAGAGGTTCCGCTTGCCGGAAAAGGAGTCTGA
- the fabF gene encoding beta-ketoacyl-ACP synthase II translates to MRRVAVTGLGVVSPVGNSVKEFWNSLTAGRCGVGFITKFDTTDYKVKVAAEVKNFDPACCMSKSEVRKTDLFSQYALAAADQAMSDSGLTGIDPRRLGVYVGSGIGGIHTIEEETEKLFSKGPSRISPYFIPKMIGNMAAGNIAIRYNAQGPCLPVVTACATSSHTVGEAFRAIRYGYADAILAGGAEASVLPLAVAGFINCMALSTKNDPLNSSLPFDKRRDGFVIGEGAGILVLEEYEHAVSRGAKIYAEVTGYGNTCDAYHPTAPHPEARGGAEAIRLAAEESGIGETDVLYINAHGTGTPLNDKTETLAIKKALPDLARKAYISSTKSMTGHMLGAAGAVEAIASVLALSTGTVPPTIGYRDPDPDCDLNYVPNQAVQAHPNCAVSISLGFGGHNACVAFRKEGKVGPA, encoded by the coding sequence ATGAGAAGAGTAGCCGTAACGGGGCTCGGCGTGGTTTCCCCGGTCGGGAACAGCGTGAAAGAGTTCTGGAATAGCCTGACCGCCGGAAGATGCGGAGTCGGGTTCATTACAAAGTTTGACACGACGGATTATAAGGTAAAAGTTGCCGCGGAAGTCAAGAATTTTGACCCCGCCTGCTGCATGTCGAAAAGCGAGGTCCGGAAAACGGACCTGTTTTCTCAGTACGCCCTGGCGGCGGCGGACCAGGCGATGAGCGACAGCGGCCTGACCGGAATCGATCCGCGCAGGCTGGGCGTCTATGTCGGCTCCGGCATCGGCGGCATCCATACCATTGAAGAAGAGACGGAAAAGCTTTTCAGCAAGGGCCCGTCGAGGATCTCGCCTTATTTTATTCCGAAAATGATCGGCAACATGGCGGCGGGCAATATCGCCATCCGGTATAACGCGCAGGGACCCTGCCTGCCGGTTGTCACGGCGTGCGCAACGTCCTCGCACACGGTCGGGGAAGCATTCCGCGCGATCCGGTACGGATATGCGGACGCGATTCTCGCCGGAGGAGCGGAGGCTTCCGTCCTGCCGCTCGCGGTAGCCGGGTTTATCAACTGCATGGCCCTTTCAACGAAAAACGACCCTTTGAACAGCTCCTTGCCGTTCGATAAACGGAGGGACGGTTTTGTCATCGGGGAAGGCGCGGGCATTCTGGTCCTTGAGGAGTACGAACACGCGGTTTCCCGCGGTGCGAAGATTTATGCGGAAGTCACCGGCTACGGCAACACCTGCGACGCATATCATCCGACGGCGCCCCATCCGGAAGCCCGAGGCGGTGCGGAAGCGATCCGGCTGGCGGCGGAGGAATCCGGCATCGGGGAGACGGACGTCCTTTACATCAACGCCCACGGTACCGGAACGCCGCTCAACGACAAAACGGAGACGCTCGCGATCAAGAAGGCCCTGCCCGATCTGGCGCGGAAGGCGTACATCAGTTCCACCAAGTCGATGACGGGGCATATGCTCGGGGCGGCCGGCGCGGTTGAAGCGATTGCCTCCGTTCTGGCGCTTTCCACCGGTACGGTTCCGCCGACGATCGGGTACCGGGACCCGGACCCGGACTGCGACCTGAATTATGTTCCGAATCAGGCAGTACAGGCGCATCCGAATTGTGCCGTCTCCATCTCTCTCGGGTTCGGCGGGCACAACGCCTGCGTCGCGTTTCGAAAAGAAGGAAAGGTGGGTCCGGCATGA
- the accB gene encoding acetyl-CoA carboxylase biotin carboxyl carrier protein: MMELEQVRALAGILKENGLSALELSCGEDHIRLEKQPASISQASAAAIPTVQSAPAGGRERAADQNCQEIKSPMVGVFYAAPSPDAEPFVKAGSRVKKGDVLCVIEAMKLMNEVNAEQDGTILEICVKNGDVVEYGQTLFQFA, translated from the coding sequence ATGATGGAATTGGAACAGGTTCGCGCGCTGGCGGGAATCCTGAAAGAAAACGGCCTGAGCGCCCTTGAACTGAGCTGCGGCGAGGATCATATCAGGCTGGAAAAGCAGCCGGCCTCGATTTCTCAGGCTTCTGCGGCGGCGATTCCGACCGTGCAGTCCGCACCTGCCGGAGGCAGAGAGAGGGCGGCGGATCAAAATTGCCAGGAGATCAAGTCGCCGATGGTCGGTGTGTTTTACGCCGCGCCGTCGCCGGACGCGGAGCCGTTTGTAAAGGCCGGGAGCCGTGTAAAAAAAGGCGACGTTCTCTGCGTCATTGAGGCGATGAAGCTGATGAACGAGGTCAACGCGGAACAGGACGGGACAATTCTTGAAATCTGCGTAAAGAACGGCGATGTTGTCGAGTACGGGCAGACGCTCTTCCAATTTGCATAA